ATACAGTGAATGAGGAGATGAGTCTTTCAAATTCGATTGGTTTGTGAATTTTCTACTCCTCTTTCATGGTATATAAAACACCATATTCGATCGTCTTCGTCTTTGTGGACGACGAAGATCGAAATCTTAAAAGGATTTCATATTCATTCATTGTATCTAAGATTTTATTGATGAAAAAATGGCATCAGCACAAGCACACCTTGACAAGGCGGAAAATCgtaaattttttcaaaatctatgGCGCACAGATCTCATGGGCACCCTTAAAGCCGATCCACCATGTACAATTTCTCAATCTCTGGAAGAAAATATGTTTGGATGATTTGGCTCTAATACTgaatgttgctcggactcttcaaaaatattgttgcACCCGTCTCACTGCAGTGGTGAAACTAGGAATTTTGCTAAGGACGTTCAATAATTTCGTATATGTATCTgtaaaaagttgtttttgattTGTATACATGGTGTTATTTTCTGTAtgcataatataatttttcgatgaAGGGTGTTCGAGTGGCCATCCTTGGGGTCAATGTAGCTACACCCACTGCTAGtctgacatttttgaagagtctgagcaattCGTGATTCTTTTTGGAATAAGAATGTAAAGTGTTATGTGTTTGTCTTTCTAACTGTTTTTCATGTTTTGGTTTTGCAGTTTGGTGTTTTGCGCTGTGGTGGTGAGTTGTAGTTTAcgttttgtttatttttctacaATGCTGTTGATTTGCTCTTTATGTGTGTTTGTTTCATGAGTTTGATTACTATATGTGTATATGTTTGTGTTAAAGGAGTTCATCGTCTTGCTGAAAAGATTTCATAACTCAATTGATACATAAATGTGTAAATGTTGGTGGTATGATTTGCGTAGATTCTATCCTCCTAGACCCCACTCGTGGGATTTCACTGGAtacgttgttgttgttgttcgtATCACAGCAAATATTGGAGAACAGAATCCTCTGCTGAAACTTAGTATCGTAGTAGATATTGAAGAACTATTACTCTTTCACTGCTTATTGTGTCCTGCATCTTGATTACGCCTTTACTCATATTTGTCCTCTAATAGATATCACTAGTGAACTAATAGGACGCGACATGATTAGCTGATAGCTAAAATGATGTAGCATTTTTCATCAAGAGAAGAGAATTGACAGAAACGTCGATTCATGAGGATTTGTGATCAAATCTAAAGAATTTCCATTGTAGTGTTGCCCTTCTATTCTACTGATCtagtagttatatatatatatataacggCTTCTCTGATCTCATCGACTGCAGTGGACCATGTTCATCGTATGTGCTAAGGAAACGAGCTTTATATGGCGATATGACAAGGTAAGatgctttcttttttcttcactaTCGCGTTAGTTACTGCCTTTCTTATGAAGCAACGTTTGTTTGCGACAGGTATAAGTGCTGCGCTGGTTATATGCCTTGCAGTGGTAAATGTGGAGAAAGTCGTTGCCCTGAATTTTGCCTTGTAACTGAGGTCAGCAAATTTTTTGGTACATTTATTTAAATTGGGAATAAGATGTTGCATATTTGTATAACAATATGCATAGCAATGTATGTTCTGCTGTAATTTTGATCTTGACTTTCGCGAGTAGGTTTGTTGTTGCTTTGGAAATTCAGTGAGCTCAACTCGCTTCCTGTTGCAAGATGAATTCAACATCAGAACAACAAAATGTGATAATTGCATTATCGTAAGCTCTCCCTCTCTGCAAGTCTTCCTCATTTGTTAGCTCGCGTAGTTCATGTATATGCAATTTGATCATCAAACATGTTTTCTTTCCTTCCTACTAGGGTTTCATGATAGTACTCGGACAACTTGCTTGCCTATGTAGAATCGCGGCTTGTCTTACTGGAGATGAAGGACTTGAGGATGCTGCTCATATTTTGACATGTCTCTCTGACATGGTCTACTATTCGTAAGCTTCTATATATACATTCTTCGTTAGCATTATTTATTATTCcaacaaataaaattcaatgtTGCTGTACTAAATTTGCTGCATATTTGATTGCAGGGTCTGTGCCTGTATGCAGGTAAGTAGGAAATGGTTGATTGTGTcccaattttttctttctagttATAGTTTGATCATTTAAGTTGCTACATGGTCAACGAGGACTCATATAGCTAACCCTGATTTGCTCGTTTATCGTTTTGATATTACTATTGTTGAGATTGCAGACACAACACAAAGTTGAATTGGACAAAAGAGATGGCAAGTTTGGTGATCCTTCACCAATGTCAATACCACCCATTCAGCAGATGTCGCGGATTGATCAGCCTTATGGGCCAACAGTTGGATATCCTCCGGCCTATGGGGCACCTTACGGTCAACCACAACCTCCTCATCAAGGTTATCCAGCATCAGCACCAGCTCAAGCTCCTGGCTTCCCACCGCCCTCAGCCTCAGGCTATCCTCCTCCTGGTCCCGGAGCTTATCCACCACCCTCGGCCTCAGCTTATCCTCCTCCTGGTCCCGGACCTTATCCACCACAACAACAACCTGGTTACTGGaggtgatgattttgaagatttgTTAATGTCGTTTCACATTAATGAAGCGCGAAATGAGTTGTTTCTATGACCACAAATTGAATAGCAACCATATTTTTTTGCTTGTCCTGAGATCTATGTAGATTTCTTTGTctcatgaaaatatatagtaGCCTTTTTGTGATTATTAACAGAACATATTTATGCATTATAGAGCTGAGTTATTTTTTGGTGTTTGAATTTGTGACATGTGATGTGCTAACTGAAAtggaaaattttcattttttgattgTTGTTTACTAGCTAAACTTAGTTCATGGATTCATAAATGtatgttttttgtttgtttgtatgcTTTATTTAGTACGAAGAGAGTCTTAGCGCAATGATGAAATTCTATGTGAAGCCACGGAAAGCTGGAGAGTCCTTGCCGATGTGATAGTATGAGTATACAATGTTCTTTCTTTCTGTGACCTATAGGTCACGGGTTCGAAAGTAAGTTGTCTAGATTACATTCCTTGGTGGTCTATGACCCTTCCTCTGAGTTACTACATGCACCGAGTTCCCcttttttctttacaattttcaaattttcataatcataatatcatgaagCTTAGGCATGGTGTTTTTCACAAGCTTAGGCAATTTTGATCCTTTATTTCCATGTTGGACTGTCATGTCAACGATCTAAATGACTCATGGACATTCAAGAATTTAATGGCATTTGTGGTTTAGAAAATAGACCGAAAAGGTATTTTTGACACTCAAAACAAATGAAAGATAAATGCAAGTTATTTTCAATAGCTCTAGagtatttttaaactttttccATTTAATCAACAAGGAACCGTTACCATATAAAGTTAATTAGAGTAAGACCTATATATCAATACTTTCAATTCGAAACTATATACtataataaaacattttttaaaaaagaaggtTACTTCTTTTATTACTTCTTTACATTAAATTCACATGTTAATCAAAAATACATAATTGGGCATAGTACCTTGTTTATTATTCAATAATTCACTAATGATTGACCATTATACATTTGAACAATAAACAAAATTGGTGACGATTAAAAAGAAGTATTCCACTCACctgaaatttaaaaagaaaaaagagtaaaagacaaaataatacTACAATATTATAGTACTAGACTGTTGACCTATGACTATATATCTTTGACTTTGCATCTATATATAAACCTTATATATAAACCAATgaggaaagaaataaatatcCAATGCTATTGAATCGAGACTACATAATAACTATTGATCGAGTGATCATCTGAGAAATCAATGTTATTTTTATAGTTCAGTTTAGTAAATAAGAGAATGACTCATTGATATGATCACTTGACTTAAAACGAATTAAGAAATGAAGTAACTTTTGATAACTATCTAACGTAGAATTAACTATTTGATGATTCGTAAATCGATAAAGTAACCATATAAAGCTACTAAGAAGTTACGTGGCCTAATTGTGGATATAGTACTTTAGCAACATGAATCATCGTGTGTTAGTTGTaataatttttctcttttggattatatttttttaaaaggtatACTATTGTCTAAAGTGAAGCGTGGGCGgctattttctttatttccttttttcttcatctttttatctACTTTTtcaaggaaaaaacaaaaatcattttaatttgttgcatatattttcttcatttggTGTTTcgatattaaatttaatttgtcgTACCATTATATATCTGCTAAAGCAAGAGAATTTCTTCAAGCCTTAAAAGATATAAAGATTTAGAGTTTGTttgttgaaaattaaaaaaaaatgaaagtaaaatTCGTTCAAATCCTACTAcatatgttcaattttttagcgatttttccaaaaaaaatctttattattAATACAATAACCTTCATTTTGCTCGTTCATACTAAGATGAAAGATGAAAATTATCTATTATAAAGTCATTTTCTGATATTTATTACGTACACGgtataactaaaaaaatattctaaaacaAACATTGTTTTGTAAAAAGGAGATCAAAATGATATCTTCAATTATAAacgaaaatcattttttataaactCTATTTTTGTAGCTCTTACTCCAAATCAATTACTCcaacaaatattaatataatcaaTCTTTTATATACTtcgttaaaaaaaagtacaaccaaaacattatcgaatttaattatatatatttattacttatttaatgGAAATAAAAGACGGCTATATATAAAATTAGACGGCTTCCTGTGACTTTCCATGTTTGACTAATTAGGATTTCATAACCATaagtaaaataaacaaataagatttatttataataataaataatgataaaagacaaaataagagaaatataatttaatttaatttagctGCGTGAAGCAACGAAGAAATGACCTCtctcaatataaattaatttagcaACATTCTGTTAGTTGTAAATAGTTTCCATTTTTGGATAATAATTTCCTAAAAACAACCTAAAATAAAGTATGGGCGGCTCTTTATTTTGGTGGCTTTTGTTGCCAACTTGAATCGTTGTTGTAGTGATGGGACTGCTTGTTGAAAATTTAATTGGAAGTGTAGCCTTTTAAACTAATATAATTAAGCTCTATAATGTGTGaatcaaattttattgaaaCTTCAATGCAGATATCGAATATCaagtgaaaaatttaaaataaattggtTTAATTATAAAACGACAAATTGAATaaagaatgaacaaaaaatatattttataaattatagtaAGTAATTAAGTaaagagaatgaaaataaaatatattttattattataagtattacactactttttttaaaatatttagagtACGTGGAATTTGTCTGGCATTGGACACGTGGCACTATGAAATTAATTCATAGTTGGATTAACCAGGAAAGTTTCATTACGCGTTGGTCACGTCTCTAATACATACAACGTACGGAGtataatatagtttttttttatttgtttctctCCACATTCGGTATCAACTTTGAGACCTGACTAATATATGATCAAAattatatactatttatataCTTTGATGTATATAGATAggtataatatatgtatatttaatataaaatatatacactatatatataactgtgtatatattttataaactagATAGCTCAAAGATAATGAACAGTAGTTTACATTGATCATAGTTTCACTTTTAAAGTAGAATACTTCTTattaaagattattttatattttgaaatcgAACTCAAACGTTTGGTTAGGAATAAATACAAAATGTTAATCTTTATATGATTCTTCATATAAGGAGTCAAGAGAAGTCACAGTTCGTCCAATCAACTTGTTTTGGTATGTGTTTTTAGGGACATGAAGCTCTTTTAATTTCGTTTGTTAAAATTTATGCCCTGTTAATTTTCGTAAAAGTATATATTATACTCtttctgtccctaattacttgtccattttttaaatgacacacctattaaaaaaataatgattgacatagtgactttaccattttacccctattaattatgaatttgatgaattaaaaacttaagattttcaagaagtttaactttttcaaagtaattaattgagagtataatagataaaaaaaaattgtcctttcttgatttgtcaaaagagacaagtaattagggacaactataaaaggaaatgTGGACgggtaattagggacaaagggagtattacTTATATATGACACTACATTATTAAGCTAAGATCAAGAACTATTACCACTATGACACTATGATCCACCACTTTTCATCAACTTATTTCTTGTACATTTCTATTTATTGGACTAGTTCAAATTAATCACCTAAGTATGAGAACTATGTAAAttggttttatttttaagaaaaaaataattttcttaattttggtACATGACAGCTTTCACACATCTgagcaaaagaagaaaagggaatATTATCAAACAGCCATACATACACATAATAAACAATCTCAATAATTAAAGAGACAGTAACAAAGGTGTCTATTAATTGAATATGAAGggaacaaacaaacaaacaaacatacAAGAAATGGGCACAAAGATCAAGATTAATGGCCAACACTACAAATGGCAAAGTTTTGCTTAGGACCAGCCCATAGAGGCCAGGTTGATTGGCTACTTTAATTTGACACttgttttttttggttattgtgACCTTAGATTAAGACTCATTCCTATTGATTGAGATGAGTGTTGCCTACCACTAAGAGTTTGCGACAATAGAATGATTGGAATTCCTTCATCTTAAATGGAGGTTTGTGATTATTATGAAAAACGTATTATTTATAGATATTATTAGGAGGATCGTGCATGTTTAATCTagtaggtttttttttttatccacaATGAGTAATTAAGATCAAACGAATGTGCATTTAAGCGAAGAAATACTTCAGAATAATTCATTATGAGTTCAAATTAATAGAATCAATAAACTTCAGATACAAAATATCTTAGAAGAAATTAAAGTCGTCAATTTAGAACTTAGCTAGTATAATACttcctctgtctcaatttatgtgatttacttttctttttattcagtcccaaaaagaatgacacatttttatattaagtaataatttaactataaaatgtctattttacccttgatgaaataatttacagctacacaaatttctatctttcatgttggaccacaagttttaaaagttttcttttcattcttaaACTTCGTTCCGAGTTAAATtacctcacataaaataggACGGAGGTAGTATCATATATAGATAAGTCTTGTTTGTGTTGGTAGGGGCCATGAATTATATTAGCTAGGTACTCCATCTGAAAACCCTAATTATATTCTAAGACCTAAGACCTAGGTTCTATTCTTCCATGCTGACACAAAACACCAAACCAAAGTTCCATCaaattaaaaagacataaaagaagtTGATAGCTCTAACTTACATGAACATCCTTCAACTATATGGAGTAGTACTTCATTTACTTTAAAAGTTAAAGGTTCATTTTTATTGGTCGTTACaatttttgttaatatttatatataaatatatgttttactAGAAATTACTTCGTTCAGACAAACAAcaagataattgtatattaatAACGTATAGCGAGGTTTAATTAACATATTCTTATAAACAAAAAGTTGATTACTCCTACTTTGGAAATAAAATACTAGATGAAGTTTCTCCGTTGTTGATTATAGGTTTTGGGGTAACGTCTCGAAAATAAATTGAAGAATTCAGATAACTAATcattaatttactttttttaaaacatatggtACACTATTGAAGTGGAAGACAAGATCCGGTTTAACCGGCAAGGTACAAACACTGATAAGCCAACAGTATTCCACACTACAAGCCCATCATGTCTTATATTTACTATCTCTTTATTATTCTTCaccttcaaaaaataaaataaataaaattgtaataTGTAATATGAGCAAAGTCAATGATCTTAATTTCATAGACAAATCGTAACAAAGATTTTGAGATCGAATTTCATCATTCTAATCATAAGCTCtaacttagaaaaaaaataaaagaatatttaagaTACGCTTGTTATATgagtttttataattataaattcagTTCCTaacaagttaaaattaaagTCGGTGttgttatattgtatttattcaaaaattagtaaaataatgtGAAATTGTGAATGgatttgtcttttttattttaaatttgacacTATTGACCAAATTGTGAAACACTAAAGTATAATAGTAGCCAAAATTGACAACTTGGAAGAAAATTAATTGAAGGAGTGTTTCAATTGCAATTATGACAAGTGAGTTCCTTCGCTTAGCTAAATTAGAAGTTTCAGTTTTGAATTTTAGAAATGATATCATACAAAATATAACTTTGAAGTTGCGTTCAATGAActataaatatgaattaatcaAATCTCAATACGTCAAATCCgaaaatatactaaaattgaaaattagaaCTATTTATCTTCATTCCATATTCTCAAAATTGTAGAGACTATacaataacttttttcactttttcctCCATAATCATTTTCcccctcattttttttttatcttgtagtatatatacattttaaaactatcaaatccaaatcaccaaaaaagtaaaaaaaaagtgctaCAAACCGGCGGCGACCGGAGAATACTCGCCGTAAATATCAGAAATGCCGGAAGCCAACCATAATCTCTCATTAAAACTCTCTTGCATATCGTCCGGAATAAATGGCGTCCGGCAAAGTGGACAAGTTTTCTGATCATGATCCATCCAACGGTCCAAACAACTCCGGTGAAAAATATGCCGGCAATTCGTCAACCGTCGGATCTCATCTTCTCCGTCAAACTCGTACAAACAAACTGCACAGCTCTCCGGCGGGTCAACCAGCTCAGAGAACTTCACCACCGGAAGTAACTCCTGGATCAACGCCGCCGACACTGAATGGAGCTCCGAGTGTGATTCGGGTCGGGTCGGAAACGACACTTCGGGTTCGAGGAAATCACCTAAACCAAAAACAGTGAAAATCGTGCAAATGAACTTTCTAATGAAACCGAGAACGGTTAGCAAGTGGACAAACAATTTGGGTAGGAATAAATCCGTATATCCCACCGGAAAACCCATAACTTTTCTCTTGgtaagaacaaaaaaaagataactCTAAATTATAATTGTTGTTATAATAGATAGTAAGGGACGAAGAAGATGAGATTTGAGAAAGGGAGAGAAAACGGAAAACGGGGAGGTGGGTTATATAGGGGGAGAGGGGGAGTTGTGAAATGACGGAAAAGGGTATGTGTTTTGGAGAAAATTGCGATGAACCTGTGTGAATTTGAGGGATAGGGGGTGGAAGGGGGGTGGGGGTAGGTAGGGACGTGACGATGTATTTGTATTATACGCTAATGTCCCATTTGATAGTTGTAGGGGTGCAGTAGTCGTACAATTTGGGCCGCTCACTGATGAACACGTGGtgttttttttgcccttttaacCTAAAAGATTTAACGGTGTTTTATTTGGACATcgttatttaatatataaacgTGATATTTATGTTAGTCAATTTTGAGTGTATACAAGTAAACGTCTAAATTATGAACGAGTAGGCATACATGTCTTACGTGACAAATCTCATTAACTAACTCATCTCACACTATTTGTCATGTAGGACGTATcagatgtgtatatatatatatatatatttatttgtttaactttatGATAGTTTAAATATTTACTTGTATTTGTATACATTTGAAGTTTGAGGATATAACTGTCAGTTCAAGCCAAGTTAAGagacatgtttatgtattatatgttttaaaaaaattattgtatgttatttatctcaaaataatttaagtcaTGCACGATTGAAAGGTAAATATGATtgaaatacatatacaaatagtTAAACTTCAGTTATTTGTAATTATCTATCGAttgatttgatgaaaatatcTGATAATTTTAGATGGACTCTAGCTCTATCCCATCAAGAGGATGTTCTTATCCCCTTGTTGTACTACTATTACGTAATTTGGAgaaaagtttcttttttttttatttgtaaaattaaacATTTTGGAATATCTATCTCATATGAATTTTCACTTTAAGTTAATGGTGGAGCATGGCATATTTAGACCCtggatgaaaaataaaaagaataaaaaaataaaaaatatattgatcaTGTCACTCAAAAAGGGGATGAAGGTTACTTTGTGACAAATTTAAATCATCTTTGTAGttttctattaaatataaataaaagtattcACAAATCTAATGATAAGAATGATGACGTAAAAAAATTTGGTGGACCAAAAGGCAATtatgatatattatatatgaactatatataaaattgggaaaaatatctgaaaaatattccaattttggtcgaatttgttgttgcgatactaaactttcatgaagacctattacctccctagactatttaatatcgtattttaaacatatatagttgcccacgtggacataaaaaataatgtaaaattataaatagtaatgtgtccacgtgggcgcATATAttcctttaaaatacactattaaatagttcaggggtaaaaaatactgtattaaatagtctagggaggtaatagatccttatgaaagtttagtatcgcaacaataaattcgaccaaagttgagatatttttcagacccttatccctataaAATTCAAGGGGGAAATGGAATATGTACGTAGTTTAAAACAATTCAATTTATACAACAGTAGATAATATATAAACCTTTAAATGTATAGTACATTATTTGGTTGAATATTAAAAGAT
This genomic stretch from Solanum stenotomum isolate F172 chromosome 10, ASM1918654v1, whole genome shotgun sequence harbors:
- the LOC125841956 gene encoding uncharacterized protein LOC125841956 encodes the protein MASAQAHLDKAENRKFFQNLWRTDLMGTLKADPPFWCFALWCGPCSSYVLRKRALYGDMTRYKCCAGYMPCSGKCGESRCPEFCLVTEVCCCFGNSVSSTRFLLQDEFNIRTTKCDNCIIGFMIVLGQLACLCRIAACLTGDEGLEDAAHILTCLSDMVYYSVCACMQTQHKVELDKRDGKFGDPSPMSIPPIQQMSRIDQPYGPTVGYPPAYGAPYGQPQPPHQGYPASAPAQAPGFPPPSASGYPPPGPGAYPPPSASAYPPPGPGPYPPQQQPGYWR
- the LOC125842575 gene encoding brassinosteroid-responsive RING protein 1-like encodes the protein MGFPVGYTDLFLPKLFVHLLTVLGFIRKFICTIFTVFGLGDFLEPEVSFPTRPESHSELHSVSAALIQELLPVVKFSELVDPPESCAVCLYEFDGEDEIRRLTNCRHIFHRSCLDRWMDHDQKTCPLCRTPFIPDDMQESFNERLWLASGISDIYGEYSPVAAGL